From a region of the Mucilaginibacter auburnensis genome:
- the gatA gene encoding Asp-tRNA(Asn)/Glu-tRNA(Gln) amidotransferase subunit GatA, which yields MIKSYSSLSEIQSGLKSGTITTKALVEHYLGNIHQYAHLNAFNEVFEEEALQNAVLVDEKLKQGTAGRLAGMVIAIKDNICYQGHEVTASSKILEGFKSIYSSTVVERLLNEDAIIIGRCNCDEFAMGASNESSYFGLVKNHADNNCVPGGSSGGSAVAVQADMCHAAIGTDTGGSIRQPAAFCGLVGLKPTYGRVSRYGLIAYGSSFDQAGPLTRSVEDAALLLEIMAGADEYDSTTSQLPVDAYGAELKKSSGKKKIAYLREALTSDGVDEEVKKVLNDAIDKLRADGHEVEPVEFDYLEYIVPTYYILTMAEASSNLARFDGVHYGYRSKGATDLMSTYKLSRTEGFGKEVKRRIMLGTFVLSAGYYDAYYAKAQKVRRLIKERTDSILKEFDFILIPTAPEPAFEIGHISDDPLKSYMADIFTVQASLAGVPAISLPAGNNLRGLPLGLQLLTSHFNEQELLNFSKYFVEL from the coding sequence ATGATTAAATCTTACTCCTCTTTATCTGAAATACAAAGTGGATTAAAAAGCGGAACCATCACTACGAAAGCGTTGGTTGAGCATTATCTGGGTAATATACATCAATACGCCCACCTTAACGCTTTTAACGAGGTGTTTGAAGAGGAGGCCCTGCAGAATGCTGTGCTTGTTGACGAAAAGTTAAAGCAGGGTACCGCAGGTAGGTTAGCCGGAATGGTTATTGCCATAAAAGACAACATTTGCTACCAGGGCCATGAGGTTACCGCGTCTTCAAAAATTTTAGAGGGCTTCAAATCTATATACTCATCAACTGTTGTTGAGCGCTTGCTTAACGAAGATGCTATCATTATTGGTCGTTGCAATTGCGATGAGTTTGCCATGGGAGCATCTAATGAATCATCTTACTTTGGTTTGGTGAAGAACCATGCCGACAATAACTGCGTCCCGGGTGGATCTTCAGGCGGTTCGGCAGTGGCGGTACAGGCAGATATGTGCCATGCCGCTATCGGTACTGATACGGGAGGTTCAATCCGTCAGCCGGCTGCCTTTTGCGGACTGGTTGGACTTAAACCTACTTATGGCCGTGTTTCACGCTACGGTTTAATTGCTTATGGATCATCGTTTGATCAGGCTGGTCCGCTTACACGTTCAGTTGAAGATGCTGCGCTGCTATTGGAGATAATGGCTGGTGCTGATGAGTACGATAGTACCACCTCGCAATTGCCTGTTGATGCTTATGGTGCCGAACTGAAAAAGTCATCAGGTAAGAAAAAAATAGCTTATTTGCGTGAGGCTTTAACAAGTGATGGGGTTGATGAAGAGGTAAAGAAAGTTTTAAATGATGCTATTGATAAACTTCGTGCCGATGGCCACGAGGTCGAGCCGGTTGAGTTTGATTACCTGGAATATATTGTACCTACATACTATATTTTGACCATGGCAGAAGCGTCTTCAAACCTGGCCAGATTTGATGGTGTTCACTACGGTTATCGAAGTAAAGGTGCTACCGATTTAATGTCGACCTACAAACTTTCACGTACGGAAGGTTTTGGTAAAGAAGTTAAGCGCCGTATAATGCTGGGTACGTTTGTTTTAAGCGCCGGTTATTATGATGCCTACTATGCTAAAGCCCAAAAGGTACGCAGATTGATAAAAGAACGTACAGACAGCATTTTAAAAGAATTTGATTTTATACTGATACCAACAGCGCCAGAGCCTGCGTTTGAGATAGGTCACATCAGCGATGATCCGTTGAAAAGTTACATGGCCGATATATTTACCGTACAGGCATCGTTAGCAGGGGTACCTGCAATTTCTTTGCCTGCCGGAAACAATCTCAGAGGTTTACCGTTAGGTTTGCAACTGTTAACCAGCCATTTCAATGAACAGGAATTATTAAATTTTTCTAAATATTTCGTTGAACTATAA